The proteins below come from a single Ptychodera flava strain L36383 chromosome 6, AS_Pfla_20210202, whole genome shotgun sequence genomic window:
- the LOC139135991 gene encoding LOW QUALITY PROTEIN: protocadherin Fat 4-like (The sequence of the model RefSeq protein was modified relative to this genomic sequence to represent the inferred CDS: deleted 1 base in 1 codon) — translation MTTTGPIDYELEQSFSLTVTAEDLDGAPGANSATTLVTVTIEPVNEAAPVFQSTPYDVDVSEDVPLATSVFQVVATDADDAGHPHGQIRYSITAGNGAAHFTIDEISGEIFTVALLDRETIARYVLTIAATDSPTLPGDELVTEENVTITVTDVNDNVPVFTPSAYSASIDETEPIGTVVVTLTTYDADSGTNGQVDITKTAGDPNDDFILFGNDLQVNKALDHSVKDFYQITYTVTDRGTPSLSSEGYVTITILSVNRFPPVFDPSSDSVTWSEYTNIGQLIYTAVATDDDGPGKHSELAYFITDGDPGATFLIDRLSGEITLSALLDRETIARYLLEITAYDNAGDLLAPDTMSDTMNLTVIVSDENDNSPIFNPDQYFENIDENVPIGFYITTVTATDRDSGTNGAIQYSFAAGLGQENFNIDPNTGVITTADDIDYETDTMFSLMVEAVDGGTPQRTGLANVQIDVNDLNDNAPVVSPSDFTVSISEDAAAFTLVTPVLVYDADSGTNGEVTCSIVPDTDPLGQFLSDPIDCDIFTTNVGLDRETRDKYDLIINATDGGTPMLYGLGYITVIILDVNDNAPIINPSSYAESIYEDTPVGTVVLQVLATDADIGENARLTYTLTNGNELGHFNIDPDTGVLTVAQALDRETKASYAMTVTVNDNGTPMLSSTAPIDITLLDVNDNTPTFTMNPYVFGVEENVPLNTFVDAVTATDPDAGLNGEIVYSLESGANKDHFYINPTTGRIYTAAFIDRENIARYDLVCKLPTRKPSLYSETDVIINVIDVNDNTPVFTENPYEAEIDENSPIGTEVVTVTAIDLDEGSNGAVTYTIPASETVANTYFQVGSTSGIITVKQPPDYETHQLIDFVLLGADNGSPSRTGTTTVSVTINDLNDNYPIFNPSYYSEELSYLNDLGEPVVTVTATDADFGQTVTYYFKQPSDLFELDTVTGNIRVIVDRQPDRDTKYDLFVEARDNGVPRLTSQVDATIRIDTFNPYDRLVEFYMSVSMDYFLSTQDEFIAALSAVIQEDYPTGRAGVSHILRREIGSGVSATSRRLLQQDHEITVYVYGVQDNTADSMNGFDKVKKFTTNDYLFNKFTANSAGTPSDQLVRDPFTQWDIKQVLLHEDPNKTPWYQTWGVSCYYPTVFVDTFPDSTRHLSHLVFLLQEEEE, via the exons ATGACAACAACGGGGCCTATCGACTACGAACTTGAGCAAAGCTTTTCTCTGACTGTGACAGCGGAGGATCTCGACGGCGCCCCCGGCGCCAACTCTGCTACTACTTTGGTGACTGTGACTATTGAACCCGTAAATGAAGCCGCTCCCGTGTTCCAGTCAACACCTTACGATGTGGACGTCAGCGAAGATGTTCCTCTGGCTACCTCAGTGTTTCAGGTAGTAGCCACTGATGCAGACGATGCGGGTCACCCTCACGGACAAATAAGATACAGCATCACTGCCGGAAATGGCGCAGCACATTTCACTATCGATGAAATCTCTGGAGAGATATTCACAGTTGCTTTGCTTGATAGAGAGACTATCGCCCGCTACGTACTTACAATCGCTGCAACTGACAGTCCGACACTTCCGGGTGACGAACTGGTAACTGAGGAAAACGTCACTATAACCGTGACTGACGTCAACGATAATGTGCCAGTGTTCACACCGAGCGCGTACAGTGCCAGCATCGATGAAACTGAACCCATCGGTACAGTTGTGGTAACTCTAACAACTTACGACGCTGACAGCGGCACTAACGGACAAGTAGACATCACGAAAACCGCGGGTGATCCAAACGATGATTTTATCCTCTTCGGCAATGATTTACAGGTCAATAAAGCGTTAGATCACAGTGTGAAAGACTTTTATCAAATTACCTACACGGTGACTGATCGTGGAACACCATCCCTGTCGAGTGAGGGATACGTTACGATCACGATCCTGTCCGTGAATAGGTTTCCACCTGTGTTCGATCCGTCATCAGACAGTGTGACCTGGTCTGAGTATACCAATATCGGTCAACTCATTTACACGGCAGTGGCTACAGATGACGATGGACCAGGTAAACACAGTGAGTTGGCATACTTCATCACAGATGGAGATCCGGGAGCTACGTTCCTGATTGATAGGCTGAGTGGTGAGATTACCCTAAGTGCTTTACTTGACCGTGAAACGATTGCCAGATACCTTCTAGAGATCACCGCCTATGACAACGCCGGTGACCTGCTAGCACCCGACACGATGAGTGACACCATGAATCTGACGGTCATCGTCAGTGACGAAAACGACAACAGTCCCATTTTCAACCCAGACCAATATTTTGAGAACATAGATGAGAACGTCCCTATTGGTTTCTACATCACTACCGTCACAGCAACAGACCGTGATTCGGGCACCAACGGTGCTATCCAATACAGCTTTGCCGCCGGTTTAGGTCAAGAAAATTTCAACATCGATCCAAACACTGGCGTGATAACCACGGCCGATGATATTGATTATGAAACTGACACGATGTTCAGTCTCATGGTTGAAGCAGTTGACGGTGGAACGCCACAACGGACAGGGTTGGCCAATGTGCAGATCGACGTCAACGACCTCAATGACAACGCACCAGTTGTCTCTCCATCCGACTTCACTGTATCTATTTCCGAGGATGCCGCGGCGTTCACGCTGGTTACTCCAGTACTTGTGTACGATGCAGACAGCGGAACTAATGGTGAAGTCACGTGTAGCATAGTACCGGATACAGATCCTCTCGGCCAATTTCTCTCAGACCCAATTGATTGTGATATCTTCACAACAAATGTCGGACTTGACAGAGAAACCCGTGACAA ATATGACTTGATAATCAACGCCACGGATGGTGGTACCCCTATGCTCTACGGTCTCGGCTACATCACTGTGATTATCCTGGACGTCAACGACAACGCTCCAATTATCAACCCGTCATCGTATGCGGAAAGTATCTATGAAGACACTCCAGTTGGCACCGTTGTTTTGCAAGTCCTAGCAACAGATGCCGACATCGGTGAGAATGCGCGACTCACGTACACTCTCACAAACGGCAACGAACTTG GTCACTTTAACATCGACCCAGACACAGGTGTGCTGACAGTTGCACAGGCTTTAGACCGAGAAACCAAAGCAAGTTACGCCATGACGGTAACCGTCAACGACAACGGCACCCCAATGTTATCGTCAACTGCACCTATTGACATCACTTTGCTTGATGTAAACGACAACACTCCAACGTTCACCATGAATCCATACGTCTTTGGTGTGGAAGAAAATGTCCCGCTCAATACCTTCGTCGATGCTGTCACGGCTACAGACCCAGATGCCGGCTTAAATGGTGAAATCGTATACTCATTAGAAAGCGGTGCTAACAAGGACCATTTCTACATAAATCCCACTACCGGGAGAATTTACACCGCCGCATTTATCGATAGGGAAAACATCGCCCGTTACGACCTAGTGTGCAAA CTGCCGACCAGGAAGCCTTCCCTTTACAGCGAGACTGACGTCATCATCAACGTCATTGACGTCAACGACAACACACCAGTGTTCACAGAGAACCCGTACGAGGCTGAGATCGATGAAAATTCTCCCATTGGAACTGAAGTGGTCACTGTTACCGCCATAGATCTGGACGAAGGATCAAACGGTGCGGTCACGTACACCATTCCAGCATCAGAAACAGTGGCAAACACATACTTCCAGGTGGGATCAACGTCGGGCATCATTACGGTGAAACAACCGCCAGACTATGAAACCCACCAGCTGATCGATTTCGTGCTTCTTGGTGCAGACAATGGAAGTCCGTCGAGAACGGGAACTACCACGGTCAGCGTGACGATCAACGACCTCAACGACAACTATCCTATATTCAACCCAAGTTACTACAGTGAAGAACTGTCATACCTGAATGACCTTGGTGAGCCTGTTGTCACGGTGACGGCAACAGATGCAGATTTCGGTCAAACTGTTACTTACTACTTCAAGCAGCCGTCAGATTTGTTTGAATTAGATACAGTCACAG GCAACATCCGGGTAATTGTGGACCGACAGCCCGACAGAGATACCAAATACGACCTTTTTGTGGAAGCAAGGGATAACGGTGTACCGAGGCTGACATCTCAGGTGGACGCAACCATTCGCATCGATACTTTCAATCCGTACGATCGTCTTGTTGAATTTTACATGTCCGTCAGCATGGACTATTTCCTGTCAACCCAAGATGAATTCATTGCCGCACTTTCCGCAGTTATCCAAGAAGACTATCCCACTGGTAGAGCCGGTGTTTCGCATATACTCCGCCGTGAGATAGGTTCCGGTGTGTCCGCAACATCTCGACGACTTCTACAGCAAGA TCACGAGATTACCGTATACGTGTATGGTGTACAGGACAACACGGCTGACTCTATGAATGGATTTGACAAGGTCAAGAAGTTTACGACCAACGATTATCTCTTTAATAAGTTCACAGCCAACTCGGCAGGGACGCCGTCAGACCAGCTTGTCC GTGACCCCTTCACACAATGGGACATTAAACAGGTATTGCTACACGAAGATCCAAACAAGACCCCATGGTACCAGACGTGGGGGGTATCTTGTTACTATCCTACTGTCTTTGTTGATACTTTTCCTGATTCTACTCGCCATCTATCTCATCTGGTTTTTCTGttgcaagaagaagaagaataa